One genomic segment of Gottschalkia acidurici 9a includes these proteins:
- the hisZ gene encoding ATP phosphoribosyltransferase regulatory subunit, giving the protein MFKFQTPQGVKDELFNEYEKKQRIIKLINDTFKSFGYREAFTPTIEYYDIFSSIKSTVLKDEMFKLIDKSGEILVLRPDVTIPIARMVANNYRTCKKNFKVFYNHQVFRMNNEDRREFAQTGVEFFGSNRPDADAEIISIAIKSLLKVNIDFHIEIGHANYYKGLLEEMNIDSEEVALQLKELIENKNFVELERLTIDLNLDEKVKNVMVQIPKLYGDFEDVLKLAKELCLNDKMCKAVDDLKEVYEIIKDYGYDKYISVDLGLINHLDYYTGVIFKGYMAKHGDIILSGGRYDKLTENYGEHIPATGFGITIDELINGMEKQNGLDTNNYYIDYKVIYKTEDRKEAFKLMELLRDSDFIVESDTLNESLEEITRDDSDIKRILILDKDELEIIDRENNARLNIKLEEFIKNL; this is encoded by the coding sequence ATGTTTAAGTTTCAAACTCCTCAAGGAGTAAAAGACGAGTTATTTAACGAATACGAAAAAAAGCAGAGAATAATTAAACTTATAAATGACACTTTTAAAAGTTTTGGATATAGAGAAGCATTTACACCTACTATTGAATATTATGATATATTTTCATCTATAAAGAGTACAGTTTTGAAAGATGAAATGTTTAAACTTATAGATAAATCAGGTGAAATACTAGTTCTTAGACCAGATGTAACTATACCGATAGCTAGGATGGTAGCAAATAACTATAGAACTTGTAAGAAAAATTTTAAAGTATTTTATAATCATCAAGTATTTAGAATGAACAATGAAGATAGAAGAGAGTTTGCACAAACAGGGGTAGAGTTCTTTGGAAGTAATAGACCAGATGCAGATGCAGAAATAATTAGTATAGCTATAAAAAGCTTACTCAAAGTAAATATAGATTTTCATATAGAAATAGGTCATGCAAATTATTATAAAGGTTTGTTAGAAGAGATGAATATAGATAGTGAAGAAGTAGCTTTACAACTTAAGGAGCTAATTGAAAATAAAAACTTTGTAGAGTTAGAAAGGCTAACTATAGACCTGAACTTAGATGAAAAAGTAAAGAATGTTATGGTTCAAATACCGAAACTATATGGAGACTTTGAAGATGTACTAAAGTTAGCTAAAGAGTTATGTTTGAATGATAAGATGTGTAAAGCTGTAGATGATTTAAAAGAAGTTTATGAAATTATTAAAGACTACGGGTATGATAAATATATTTCTGTAGATTTAGGACTTATCAATCACTTAGATTACTATACTGGAGTAATCTTCAAAGGATATATGGCTAAACATGGTGACATTATCTTGAGTGGTGGAAGGTATGATAAACTTACAGAAAATTATGGAGAGCATATACCAGCTACAGGGTTTGGTATAACTATAGATGAGCTTATCAATGGGATGGAAAAGCAAAATGGACTGGACACTAATAATTATTATATAGATTATAAAGTAATATATAAAACTGAAGATAGAAAAGAAGCATTTAAACTAATGGAATTATTAAGAGACAGTGACTTTATAGTAGAGAGCGATACATTAAATGAATCATTAGAAGAAATAACGAGAGACGATTCAGATATAAAGAGAATTTTAATACTTGATAAAGATGAGCTGGAGATTATAGATAGGGAGAACAATGCTAGACTAAACATAAAGTTAGAAGAATTTATTAAAAACTTATAA
- a CDS encoding HAD family hydrolase: protein MNYKLVAIDLDGTLLNDEKKITDENKAILNELSNRGVEIVIATGRRYYSAKELISQLDISPIVMANNGTIVRHVNDDSLITTRYFDKNDFFNLIKESRERKLHAIAHVDHYSEGYDVLLELEKNDKRYRDYLGDIANRYKVIDDFLKYSDPKALAIVYAGELEKLKDFHKSLIENYKGKYNPYLMYSFKKVGPMLEIIHAKGSKWISLIEYAESKGIQKEEIIAIGDDNNDIEMIENAGLGIGMKNATKEVKKVSNIITSKTNDESGVGYTLKEVFKL, encoded by the coding sequence ATGAACTATAAATTAGTGGCTATAGACTTGGACGGTACACTATTAAATGATGAGAAAAAAATAACAGATGAAAATAAAGCAATATTAAATGAACTGTCCAATAGAGGAGTAGAAATAGTAATAGCTACGGGACGTAGATATTATTCAGCTAAAGAGTTGATATCCCAATTAGATATAAGTCCTATAGTTATGGCAAATAACGGTACTATAGTTAGACATGTAAATGACGATAGCTTAATAACGACTAGATACTTTGATAAAAATGATTTTTTTAACCTTATAAAGGAAAGTAGGGAGCGAAAATTACATGCTATAGCTCATGTGGATCATTATAGCGAAGGCTATGATGTGTTACTAGAACTAGAAAAAAATGATAAGAGATATCGTGACTATTTAGGAGACATAGCTAATAGATATAAAGTAATTGATGATTTTTTGAAATACTCAGACCCTAAAGCATTAGCTATTGTTTATGCGGGAGAGTTAGAAAAATTAAAAGATTTTCATAAAAGCTTAATAGAAAATTACAAAGGAAAGTATAATCCATATCTTATGTATAGTTTTAAAAAAGTAGGTCCTATGTTAGAAATCATACATGCTAAGGGCTCAAAGTGGATATCCCTAATAGAATACGCTGAGAGTAAAGGGATACAGAAAGAAGAAATTATAGCTATAGGTGATGATAATAACGATATAGAAATGATAGAAAATGCAGGACTAGGGATAGGTATGAAGAATGCAACTAAAGAAGTTAAAAAAGTATCTAATATTATAACTTCTAAAACAAATGATGAGAGTGGAGTAGGTTATACTTTGAAAGAAGTATTTAAATTATAG
- a CDS encoding RecX family transcriptional regulator yields the protein MIKITRIERQKNNKERYSIYINEEYGFSVHEDILVRYTLAKGMELEKEFIDEVLRKEEQSQANNYALRLLSYKMRTEKEIWNRMIEKEYPREVIEATIDYLKELKYIDDEEYTRKFIKDKVNLKNIGKERIKRELFNKGIDSKTVNIELEELVDDEEQYDKAMEIAVKKLNTTYKNDDKNARYRKLGGFLQRRGYSMDIVMRILREIL from the coding sequence ATGATTAAGATTACAAGAATAGAGAGACAAAAAAATAATAAAGAGAGATATTCAATATATATAAATGAGGAATATGGCTTTAGTGTTCATGAAGATATCTTAGTTAGATATACGCTTGCTAAAGGAATGGAACTAGAAAAAGAATTTATAGATGAAGTATTGAGAAAAGAAGAACAATCACAGGCTAATAACTATGCACTAAGGTTATTAAGTTATAAAATGAGAACGGAAAAAGAAATATGGAATAGAATGATAGAAAAAGAATATCCTAGAGAAGTTATAGAAGCTACGATAGACTATTTAAAAGAATTAAAATATATAGATGATGAAGAATATACTAGAAAATTTATTAAGGATAAAGTAAACTTGAAGAATATAGGAAAAGAAAGAATAAAAAGAGAACTATTCAATAAAGGAATAGATAGTAAAACAGTAAATATAGAGTTAGAAGAATTGGTAGATGACGAAGAGCAATATGATAAAGCTATGGAGATAGCAGTAAAAAAATTAAATACAACTTATAAAAATGATGATAAAAATGCTAGATATAGAAAATTAGGTGGGTTTCTTCAAAGAAGAGGATATTCAATGGACATAGTCATGAGGATTTTAAGAGAGATTCTATAG
- a CDS encoding M18 family aminopeptidase: MTREIEFAQDLINFIYDSPSAFHVVENIKNILLDKGFQELKLRDRWNVQRGRKYFTTKNDSSIIAFTVGEGSLEEHGFRIIGSHTDFPNFKIKPNPEIVSEKSYLKLNTEVYGGPILNTWLDRPLSIAGRVTLKSEDVLYPVSKNINIRKPLMIIPNLSIHMNRNVNEGIKLSKQKDMLPLVSMINDNLEKDNFLINLLSEELNVSKEDIIDFDLYLYEFDKGSIVGLNNDFISCGRLDNLAMVHASINALLEAGVSKSTNVAVCFDNEEIGSSTKQGADSPMLKTILERISISLGKDKEDFYRSLYSSFIISADMAHAVHPNSPEKHDLTNRPILNKGPVIKISANQSYTTDSDSNTVYELICKNSGVPVQKFVNHSDQRGGSTIGPINSTHLDIRSVDMGNPVLGMHSIRELGGVDDHYYTKKLLKSFIGYSLKND; this comes from the coding sequence ATGACAAGGGAAATAGAATTTGCTCAGGATTTAATTAACTTTATATATGATAGTCCGAGTGCTTTTCATGTTGTTGAAAATATTAAAAATATACTATTAGATAAAGGATTTCAAGAATTAAAACTAAGAGATAGATGGAATGTTCAGAGAGGAAGAAAGTATTTCACTACAAAAAATGATTCATCTATAATTGCGTTTACAGTGGGAGAAGGAAGCTTAGAGGAGCATGGATTCAGAATTATAGGATCACATACAGACTTTCCTAACTTCAAAATCAAACCAAATCCCGAAATAGTGTCAGAAAAATCATATTTAAAATTAAATACAGAGGTATATGGTGGACCTATTTTAAATACATGGTTAGATAGACCACTTTCTATAGCTGGAAGAGTCACATTAAAATCTGAAGACGTTCTATATCCAGTAAGTAAAAATATAAATATAAGAAAGCCTTTGATGATAATTCCAAACTTATCGATACATATGAATAGAAATGTAAATGAAGGAATAAAGCTTAGTAAGCAAAAAGACATGTTACCATTAGTCTCAATGATTAATGATAATCTAGAGAAAGATAACTTCTTAATAAACTTATTATCTGAAGAATTAAATGTAAGCAAAGAAGATATAATTGATTTTGATTTATATTTATATGAATTTGATAAGGGATCCATAGTAGGTTTAAACAATGATTTTATATCTTGTGGTAGACTAGACAACTTAGCAATGGTACATGCAAGCATAAATGCTTTGTTAGAAGCCGGAGTTTCAAAATCTACAAATGTAGCAGTTTGCTTTGATAACGAAGAAATAGGAAGTAGCACAAAGCAGGGAGCAGATTCACCTATGCTAAAAACTATATTAGAAAGAATATCTATCTCACTAGGAAAAGACAAAGAAGATTTCTATAGATCTCTTTACAGCTCTTTTATAATATCTGCAGATATGGCTCATGCAGTCCATCCAAATTCACCAGAAAAACATGACTTAACTAACAGGCCTATATTAAATAAAGGTCCAGTAATAAAAATAAGTGCTAATCAATCCTATACCACGGATAGTGATTCTAATACTGTGTACGAGCTTATATGCAAGAACTCAGGAGTACCAGTTCAGAAGTTTGTCAATCACTCAGATCAGAGAGGCGGATCTACTATAGGACCTATAAATTCTACACATCTAGATATACGTTCGGTAGATATGGGAAATCCTGTATTGGGTATGCATTCTATAAGAGAGCTTGGTGGAGTAGATGATCACTATTATACGAAAAAACTTTTGAAGAGTTTTATAGGATATAGTTTAAAAAATGATTAA
- a CDS encoding DUF1292 domain-containing protein: MSENKTNDCGCEEELSIMHLVLDDDTELDCHVLGIFEVKDKEYIALVPQDEEEVLLYEYKETEDGVELDNIEDDEYELVAQAFDEIFEEGFEDEGCGCGEGCDCNH; this comes from the coding sequence ATGAGTGAAAACAAAACAAATGATTGTGGATGTGAAGAAGAACTAAGTATAATGCATTTAGTTCTTGATGATGATACAGAATTAGACTGTCATGTTCTAGGAATATTTGAAGTAAAAGATAAAGAATATATAGCACTAGTTCCACAAGATGAGGAAGAAGTATTATTATATGAATACAAAGAAACAGAAGATGGTGTAGAGCTAGATAACATAGAAGATGATGAATATGAATTAGTGGCTCAAGCATTCGATGAAATATTTGAAGAAGGATTTGAAGATGAAGGATGCGGATGCGGAGAAGGATGCGACTGCAACCATTAA